A part of bacterium genomic DNA contains:
- a CDS encoding SDR family NAD(P)-dependent oxidoreductase, with product MTDRKSSSEQLNQKIVLITGASSGIGAATARVCAAAGAKLVICARRLEPLKTLAAELANEFDTKTHYFQLDVRDKQAVKQALDSLPQEFSRIDCLINNAGLARGAVTYDKYPEEAFEEMVDTNIKGLLYVTHAVLPGMVARNSGYIVNLGSIAGREAYRLGSVYCGTKAFVKMFTEGLISDLVETKLRVTCIDPGRVETEFSLVRYSGDKQRADQVYKNSTPLKAEDIAELILFTITRPDHVNISNLLVMPTDQASVALDARNVKA from the coding sequence ATGACAGATAGAAAATCTTCTTCAGAGCAGCTTAATCAGAAGATCGTGCTTATCACCGGCGCATCGAGTGGCATTGGAGCTGCAACAGCACGGGTTTGCGCTGCAGCTGGGGCAAAGCTAGTTATCTGCGCGCGTAGGCTAGAACCACTAAAAACACTAGCAGCTGAACTAGCAAACGAGTTTGACACTAAAACCCATTATTTCCAGCTTGATGTCCGTGACAAACAAGCTGTGAAGCAAGCACTCGACTCACTACCTCAAGAATTTTCCCGGATTGACTGTTTAATAAATAATGCTGGCCTGGCTCGTGGAGCAGTAACTTACGACAAATACCCCGAAGAAGCTTTTGAAGAAATGGTTGACACAAATATTAAGGGCCTACTCTATGTCACGCACGCGGTTTTGCCAGGAATGGTAGCGCGCAACTCCGGCTATATTGTAAATCTTGGATCAATTGCTGGACGCGAGGCCTACCGCCTTGGTTCAGTTTATTGTGGAACAAAAGCATTTGTAAAAATGTTTACCGAAGGGTTAATTAGCGACTTAGTTGAAACCAAGCTAAGAGTTACTTGTATTGACCCAGGCAGAGTTGAAACTGAATTTAGTCTCGTGCGCTATTCAGGGGACAAGCAAAGGGCAGATCAGGTCTACAAAAACTCAACGCCACTCAAGGCCGAAGACATTGCAGAGCTGATTTTGTTTACAATCACTCGTCCAGATCACGTAAATATTAGTAATCTACTGGTCATGCCAACTGACCAGGCAAGTGTCGCTCTCGATGCGCGGAACGTAAAAGCATAG
- a CDS encoding twin-arginine translocase TatA/TatE family subunit: MFGLGFSEIIVILIVALLVLGPDQLPTVAVKLGRFLAGLQRSFEDMKKDLKLDELEREIRSAAVDLKRMDSGVRTQIREIVSVENTPHESAQEPAQKTETPARDTTQKTTEQES; the protein is encoded by the coding sequence ATGTTTGGACTTGGCTTTTCAGAAATTATCGTAATCCTGATTGTTGCACTTTTAGTGCTGGGACCCGATCAGCTGCCCACTGTCGCAGTCAAGCTTGGGCGCTTCCTTGCCGGCCTGCAACGTTCTTTTGAAGACATGAAAAAGGATCTTAAGCTTGATGAGCTCGAACGCGAGATTCGATCTGCGGCTGTTGACTTGAAACGCATGGATAGTGGCGTGAGAACTCAAATTAGAGAGATTGTTTCTGTCGAGAATACCCCACACGAATCAGCGCAAGAACCAGCACAAAAAACCGAAACTCCAGCACGGGATACTACGCAAAAAACTACGGAGCAGGAGTCATGA